The DNA segment TTGTCAAAAGAAAATCAATTAGCAAGGAAGGAGTTTCATGCACCATTCAATATATCCAAGCCTTCAATACTaactgagaaaaaaaaaattctgtatCGCAGCTATTCTACTCCAACATAGTTAATTGTTTTAGAATTAGTTTGCTGATCAGTTTGGTAGTTAGTAAGTTCTACTTCATAATGAGCTATACGGTTAGTTTTGTTGGCCTTGTAAGTGATTCTTTCAACAAACTTTTCTTGCAACATACAAGTGGAAGCAGACTCTACATTGTAACAAAACAACGAGGAATGAGAATTTCTTTTGTCTCATTTCTCAATGTTCTCTCGCCTTTCAATAACACGGCATACCTCTGGGATATACGATAAGCCGACAGTCACGATTCCCGATCTGAAACCTCCTACTCTTAATACAAAGACCTGTAATTTTCCTCTTTTTTAAAAGGTCCTTCAATCTGGTAAAATTCTCAATCCTCCATGTAAATTTTCCTACATACCCATCTGATTTCCTCATGCTAGCACCATTCCTTGCACCAATCAATGTGCCACTCTTAGAGAAACTGCTCAACTCCTTAATAACGTGGAATGAGGTACTAAAGACTGCCGTGTCTTCAACCAAGAACCCTGACTCGGGCCGCATGAAATCTTCCATTTTCATATAATCATTCCATCCCAAACTCGTGTTATCCCCACTCTTATTATCCGCTGCAAACCGACCATAACTGTCCCGATGGATATGGTTGGTTCCACTACCCACCTTCTGATTCAACACTGACATCCTAAACAAACACCAGCAACTCCTATCCGAAACCAATAAGTTCTTCTCTGTGTCCTTGCTTTCCAAACACATAGACAAATACTCCACCCCATTTACCACACTTTGATAAACACTGATTCGCAAATTACACTCCCCAGCTGGGAAAACAGGGCTCATTACTTTCTGCGTCTTGATCATATCCTTGAAAAGACTAAAATTATGCACTTTCCAGGAAAACTTTCCGCTCAAAACGTCCCCCACCACTGGCCCAATCATCCCTCCCCCGCCCGTGCTGGACAAATTAGTTGCCTGCAAATCATAATTATCTCGCGAGAATGAAAAGGACTCGTGAAGTATCAATATATCCGCGGTGATGAGTATGCAATCGTTGGCTGAATGCAAGAATCCAACCTTAGGATCTAAGAGAGGATTGAGCGATGCAAAATCGCACCACCCGTGAGATTTCTTCTTCGAAGAAAACCTGTGCCAGCTGTCACGGTGCACGGATTTTGACGAGTCTGTTAAATTGTCAATGGAGAGACGATAGCTCGCAAAACAATCCCACTTAGAAGAAGCGGTATTCCGGGGGTCCATTATTTGCAAATAGATTGATATGTATCCAGGCAGCGCCTGCGCGTCGCCCTTGGGGTAAATTAGCAGACGGCAATCAAAACCCCCGACTTCAAAATACTTGCTCCAGAGTGCACGGGATTTGAGTTTGGGAAAATTGGCGATTGTCCACTTGCAGAGGGTGGAGTAGTCCCCCCGCCGCTCCACCATCACCGATTCTGCGGCGGCGGTCGTGGCTAAGGCAACGGATGAGCAGTCTCTCGAAGGATCCTCCACAGCCATAGACGGCTTCTCCGATGCGCGATGGGAGGGCGACGGCGCATTCGGCGGTGCAGCGACGGAGGCGGCAGCTTCAGATGAGGAGACGGCGACGTCGTTCTGAGGGTGGTGATGGTGTTTCATAGCTGTTCGATGGATTGATCCAATGAGAGTGTGGGAGTGTAAACCGTGTGTATGCGTGGGAGGACAACTATAGCTCAGCCTATTATCTATCTGCATGTACACTCAAGGGCGCTGTTTGCACATcattattcttttatttattttttatcgaattttattttaacttGGATTCGAACTCATTTCTCTTCCAAAGTTATGTTATAATCCACAAGTGTGTGTGCCTAGATGTCACATACATGACACATTTTTTGAATTAAGTATGATCATGAATTTTATCTATGAGACGACTTGATTCAATTTATATATAGGCTAAAAAGTTATATTTTTACGCATAAAGAGAGATATTTTTCAATGAGTAAGAAATTTGCATTACAAAACTTATTCATGAAACAATCtaataatagttttttttttgaattttaaatacaCTAAATGACTTTCTTGTACATATAGGAAAAccgtttaaaataaataattgtcCACAAAAGCCCATACATGTAAGCTCACTTGGATCAATTGGATGGTGCATATAGTCAACACATGGTGATGTAATTCAAACTTCTATTTTAGTTTAATGTTTCTAATCTCGTATGTGGTACTCCATTCTTGAAGTGTTTTTAGTAATTGATAAATTTAAACAACGTTGTAAATGTGGTGGATGGTGACAAAtaacaaatttatatataatgacGAGGGGAAGTATGCAGTATTTACTACTTATACAAGATGGATCGATCATGCAAAGGAAGACATATAGATATTAGGATATCAAGAGTTTGTTTGGATAAAtactttaaaaacatttttaatgtTTCATaagttaaatatttaattttaaagtatgtgtttgaacaagatttttataaaatgtttttgaaaaatatttttaaaacaacgTTATTCAAGTATAGTTTTTAAGGAACAATTGAGAtgaattttatgatattttcagaattgaacgcaacaaaagaaaacaaaacatACTACCTTTTAGTAGTAAAAGCATTCTTATAAAACAGTTTTCCCACCacatattttttcataaaaatactttaaaaatattttataaaaatatttttaaaaaataatttaataaaaacatTTGTATAAGTATTTATACAAAACATAGCCTAAATGTAGAGTTTTTGTACGCATGAAGATGGAAGAGGGGATGTAGCGCTTGTGCATGACTCCGATCCACTTGTGTAATTAAATATGTGAATGCTTCTCCATGGACCATCAAAACACCTCTTTCGGAATAGAATCAAAGGAGCCCGACCATAGCTACTTTTTCTTGCCATGCACCCATGACCTTAACGGGATAAATaactttatatatttttatttatcatttttatttgcttttaaaaaaatatattactaaatatttttttattttaatataaatttttgaatatttaattcgtTATGACAATCCTCAAAATTAcatgaaaatttaattaacttaaaagaaTTATGTAAATGCACGCATCCCATGCAAGAATGCTCCAATGTTCACTAAGTTTCTAATTCTAGGTCATGTACTTCGACAATGTGTTTCTTTGGCTGTTTTCAGGTAATGTCGATACTGACATCAGGTCCAATGACCCGTTTTTTTATGCAAGCGAGATGTTCATGTGAACATCTCGCTTGCATTAAATCTGAACCGTTTGATACTCCATTGAACACTACCCCAATGGGGTAGCATCGACACAATCCTGTTTTCAGGTTTCACTGACCTCACCGAAATATCCACTTATTTTGTGCAAAGCAAATTCCATgtatttaacttttttttttgggggggggggggggggggggggtggaaATTCATGATTCACTCTGAAATCCTGGAAACATTTACAAGAAATCATATTCACTTCTGAGTTCTGACATGacgatttttcttttctttcttaattGACGAACAAGGAAATGACAGACGAATGAATCAAATCAACGTTAATAACAGCCCCATTAGGGGGCATCCTTCTCCACTATTGGTAGGGAGACCCGCAAGAGTACAGATACCTGTCTAAAGATCAAGATATTATACTTCTACGTCGCGGTCCAAGTTTTGCCCAAGTTCAAGTACATGTGAGGTGgctaagtaaaataaatgttAAAGATCAGTAATACCGAATGCATCCACGTACCAAGATCAAGCAGTTAAGTTGATACCGATAATGGCAGTTGCACAGAAGAAACATGTGAGATGGAAACAATGGTTGACAGATGCAAGGAGCCAGGAGGCACGCCAAAAAAGTTCGAAGAGGTTGGTAAACGATCCTTATGGATTAGGGTATTCAAGTAAGGGTTGGTTGAATGGTGGAAGGTATCTTTGAGATTATGTATCATATGATAAGAATGAGAGATAAAAGCACACAACAGTAAGCATGCTTGAACGTGTTTATGCAAATGATGACTGTACACGAAAAACGGAAATATTCTAAAGCGCACAACATGATTAAACGTGTTTATACTCCCGGTAAACATCACTGGTGATGACTCGGGAGCATCAAGTTATGCTAGAGATCGAAAGGAAATGAATGAAAAAGTAAGAAATGCAAAATTAGCCCGAAAAATAAACACAATTTTCTATTAGTATTTCACCCGTTGAAGAAGCGGGAAACTCAAGTATGACATTTACAACTGTTAGAGCTATTAAACTACATGGGCTTCAAAGAACATTGACGCTGCAACACCTTTTATTTGACTGTGTGAACTTTCTCAAGTCATTCCAACATTCATACCAGTTAAAATGacaagaaaacaagaaaaagagGAGATGATCTCTTCGTCAGGTTTAAATAAAGTCGTGTTGTGCCATATAAATCCGAACCACGCCTCAACCTAAATCCATCTCTAGTGATTGAACCAGGGTCGGACAGCACCATTCAAGTTACCATTTCTATGGATCCCAACACCATTTGGAATAAAAGGCGGAGGCAACCCAACAGCAACATGAGGAGTATGAGAAAGGGTATGTGGACTTACAAGCGGAGAACTGGCTTGATTTCCTTTGCACTGTTGTATGGCACAAATCTGCCTCAGCCCTTCTTCATGAATGCGTGATATCGTATCAAGCTCCTTCATTGATAAAGCTTCTAATCCAGCACCATATAGAGGAGCATGCCGTGACATTTCTTCCTGAACTTGATTCTCCAGATGGTGGATGTATTGCTGGAAGAAAAGTGCAGCGTATCAGCAGCAGCAacaattgatttaaattatcagCAGTTCAGATTCTAGTGTCAAACAAATGTGTGCTATTCCCCTCATGGCAACCACACAGGCACACAGATATGACACAATCATACAATCTTTACTAAAGAGCAATAATGTCACATGATACTGTTGAAAACAATATTGGATTCAACAATTTACAACAGGCTCAGTCTAGGTACATTAGTTGTTCAAATTCCACATCATTAAGGTACCGTTTGgtagcctatattattcaaCTATGTATAACATATCTTATTAAAATCTCACGTTCTtatcgtcatattatttatccatctattaattatttattttacatcaatcaaatcattaattattcatcttacatcaatcaaatcattgaattaaaATTACTATATCACCCCTTATAgctaatattattcatattttatttattggtaaaaggacaaaatggtaatttatcatatttatataaaatttaatcaatcaaatcaaacaaactataatatatcaatcaaatcaaatactatattaactatcatttcttatttattttttaaaacattatattacttatctatgcattatttatctcatcataCCTACCAAACGGTACCTTAGTAAACAGACAACCTTTTGGGACTGACACAAGATTATCCACCGGTGAATAGGTCAGAATTCAGATCAAACCCAATCAAAACAAATTAAGATATCCATGCCCTAGGTCACTACTCACTAGTCACTCTCTAACCACCCCAAAAAAAAACGTTAGTCACAAACCTAGCACGGACTTCGCCAGAAAACCATAGCATCCTATAACATGATGTTAATCAAACAATTGTGAAATAAGAGAAGCTTTTGAGCAAAGACCTCGCAAGCCTGCAATTTGGATTCCAATCCATCAATATATGTTTCACATCGAGCAACTTGTTCCTCTTTCTCACGCTTCTCCCCTTTTGCTTGCCCGACCGTTTGTGTTAGCCGACGAACTTCATCCTCGAGTGATTGGCGAATCTCTTCTCGAGTCACATTTTCTGTGGCAATTTTTTTCAACTCTTCATCGAATCTTTTTTGTGCTGCTTCAGCACTCTTTAACCTCTCAGTCAGAGCATTCTTTTCCTTCATGACCCTCTGCGACATTAACAAATGGCAGTCAGCTCCGTAAGCTATCAGGTTTGAGAACCAAGGAAACAAATGTTAGACCAGCACAGCTTGACATTTCTACAAGAAAGTCAAAAATCCAGATGCCATTTATTTGCAGTCATCAGCTTCGCATATTTTTTGAGCAAACACAGAAAAGTAAAAATACAAAAGCATTCCAGCAAGCATGTAAAAGAAACTGTTTCTACTTCATAAGAAAATGGAaataataatttcaattataaaacatattatattcaCAACTCCCTAAAGATACACTATGATATTCTTTTATTTGGCTGTTAACGATTAAAGATAACTAGCAACTACAAAAGCAGTCCAACAGGTTGATAAAATATCAGACCTTTAATTCATCACGCTTTCGAGATTTCAGTTGAGAGAGTTGTGTTTCTGCATCATAGAGACGGTCCTGAAGAATTTTCTTTTCAGTCACAAGCTTCTTGACTTCATCATCCCTTTCTGAGCGAACCCACTCAAGTTGACACTGAACTTCGTGCATCTGTTCTGTCAGTTCTTTTCTCTCCCGAGCAAAGCGATCCATCTCAGCCCTCATTTCAGACTGTCATTCCATAGAAGCATCAGCAATCGAGATGATTGCCAGAAAAAAAGTATTACTAGATGAAATTAATTACCTTAAGATGGCTACAAGAAGCCTCAGATTCACTAAGCCTTTGAGATATAACAGATTTTTCTTCAGATATACAAGCAACTTCAGCATTACTTTCTTCACGAATACGAAGAATTTCTTCTTCATTGACGCATAACTGATGCCAAAGAGCAGCTCGATCAGCATTTGCAAGTTCAACAGCCTCCCGCATTATACTCAGAACAGGTTTTACCATTTCCTGCTCCTGACAAACTAAGATCACCAAAACCTCCAAACCTAACTCTATTTCATGTCTATCATCTACAGAAGTCATAGCACTATCAACAAGCCTCTTTAGCATTCTTAATCTGTAAGACTCATCTGCATACCATTTGAATAACATAGTATACAGAAATTTTACAAATTCCTTAACCAGAGGGTGTTTAGAAAGCGCCAATGTCTCTGCAAGACCAAGAAGCAATGTGAAATCATCTCGCGGGCCACTCAGTTGTTTGGCTTCCCACTCTGTGACCACATCAGGCTGCTCAATATTTTCAACAGTGTCTTGTGAAGTCATAGTCAATCGTAGAGCAAGGCATCTTTCCAAAACAGTGCCAACAGACTGCGAATTAAAGGCCCCACGAGCAACAGATCTCTCAAAAGTACAGGCAGCTTCAATTGCAAGGCAAGGAATGGATAACATCTCAATTAGAAGAAAAATATCAGAAAAATGACAGCTACCATGGAATACATGTTCTTCCCCAGAAGTTTGTTTTACAGGATTAGGTCCACTTCCCCCAAACGTGAGAAGTTCACTTGGCAAATAATTACGATCAAAGTCATCATCACAATCAATATCTCGAAGGATTGATTCAGCAATATCTGCACAGCTATTTACAGTTCGACTTAAATAATCTAAGACGCATGTCGAGAATTCAGTGCCCAAAGTCTTTAGTCTGGTTCGTACAGACCTAACCTACAGAGGAGACAGACAAGAGTTAAAAGATATAAACAcaaagaaataataatttagagaAAACGAGAATTCAAAACAAATTAAACATGACAAATTTTTCTTACTGCTTCAGGCAGATGTTGGCAATGCAATGCAGCTTTAAATATGAAGTCCACTGTTACTGCAAGAGGTTCATCGTTACAATCAGCCAAAAGATCCAGCGACTGAAAAAGAGCACGTTCCCATACTTCGCTGCTACACTCCAACTGACTAAGTGCGTCAAAAACCTGTGAGACAGGATTTTCATGCATCAGCTATGCcaatttaaaaaatatgaaaGATATTGAACTCAGCCTATACAATTTCGATGCAACTAAATCAATGCCGAAACAGGTACATAATACTCCCTTTTATCTTACCGGCAGGCGTAATCCAGGCTCCGCATCAGGCTTCTGAAGACGATCTAAAAGTGCAGAAGCAGCAAGTGGATGTTCTGAATGCTCAACTAATTTTGGAACTAAAGCAACCAGATCTGGCTGCAGATGCTTAGGAGCTTTATCCAATACAAGTGTGATCTTTCGAGCAGACTGTGGCCTTCTTCTTGGTTCTGGGCAACCTTGTGGGACAGCTCCATCAAGTGCTCTCAAGGAATTTACAATCAACCCCAGAAGCTCCTCTGATTGTTGCGGCCACTTAGTCTGCAACGAAGGTCCTTGTATCCGTCACAAAACAAATTAGAAATATGTTCATTAGTTCAGAGACTTGAGCAAACATACCTTGGGCTGAAGAAGAGGAATTTCTGATGAACTAGCTGGGGGGGTCTCCCGTGGACATATTGACCGTTCACGGACAGCTATTGCGTGTTTATTTATCAGATTACTCCCAGAGCTTTGCACAGCAGACATATTCATAGTTTCACAAGTCCCCGGGTCTAATCTCTTGTTGATCAAAATTTGAGTGGATTCTATTACTCCGTTCTCTCCTTCAGATTCCAGTGGACTGATTGCTCCACTGCCAACTGGGGAAGATTTCAAACTAACTTCTGAAGAATCACCACTACAACTTCCCTCTGAAGGCTGGCAACACTCTACCATTATATCTAGAAGTAAATCAATAATTGCTTGCTGCAAAACTTTGACTCCCATCAACAAATTCATCAAACTAGGGGAAGATGCGTCATTCTTATCCATGTGTTTCCCATCATTACCACTAGATATCTTCGTAGGAAGAAGCAATCTCTTCACTTTAGCCGGGTCATCAAGATACACCCGAAGTCCGGTCAGGAAACCAGCTATTGCTCCAGCATCCATGAGAAGTTTCTCTCTCAAAGTAACCTGAGGTTGAGAAGGATTATCTCCATAAGACAGGTGAAAACCTGCCGTGGATAGAAGATTTCTAAAAATCTCTTCCTCATCTCCACTCAAACATTCGCTATCATCTGAATCAACCAGTTCGTCCGGGTCAGTTGTTAGGGCGTCTTGATCGTCATCAGAAGCTAAAACCTGGAAAGACAGTCTACCACGTTATAGTGGCAACAAGTATTGGACATACCACAATAATAGTTGAGAAAGAGAGTGCCAACTGGTATAATTGTCATTAGTTAATGGCATGCATATTTCTAGATGACATTGAATATGTTTTGGGGGAAATAGCCAGGAATGGGCAGATTCTGAAATTAAAAGTGAAATAACACTGACCTCCAGGTCTGAAAATTCGAACCAAGGGCAGCATTCCAATATCtcacaaacaaaaacaacagtgtCACGCAGCAGAAAACCTGCGTCAGCTTCTAACATGTCAGATACCTTCATAAATTGAAGAACAGAATTGTTCCAGGTCCTCGTACATATGGATGACTCCTTCCAAACTGTTTTGGATGCATTTTTCTGGTTCACAATAGCCATCCTGTATTTGACCCAAAAGTTTTTGTCAGAGTCACAACCTACTGATTGGTCACTCTCCAAATATATACAAATGGTGTCGAAGGACTCATAAACTCCTGCATGACAAAACAGGAAGCAAAACACGTatataatcaatcaatcatcaacgAGTATGCCAGTAGTATCCAAAATAAATTGGTTGATGAAAACAAGCAATCTTAAACAGAGCAACCAACCAATACGAAGCTCACATCCACCAGCTTGAAAGAATTTGCTAAAAATTTTTCTTGTTTCCATTATTTCCTTGAAGGGCAAGAAGTTCTCCACCTTCCATGTGAATGACCCTCTTTTCCCAACATTCTCTAAGTGAGAAGGGGCAAGCCCCGTGTCATTTTCCTGATCAGTGACTTCCTGCATCATAGATGTTTCTTTCAATATAAGAACCTCGGCTGAAAAGATAACAGTATCCTGGACAAGAAATCCAGAATCTTGATCAAAGAGACTAGTGAGTGTCACAAACTCGCGCCAGCCCCAGTCCTTAGCAGCCTTTGAATAGCGATTCTGAGATTCCTTTGTGACAGACTTCTCTTCTATTCTTTGGTTCACAACTGACAAACGATGGCTCACAAAACAGCTCCAATCACTGGTAGCATTCCGTGAATCTGTAACTTCAAGAAAAACTGAAAGGTGGCATGGAGGCTGAGACTGTCCTGATAACATATATACAATTGAGTATTCATCAGATTAGAAACCTGAGGTGAGATGCAAGCTACATCGAATATGcttaaaacattatttcagaTACTTAAGACCAGTAGCCTCCAGAATCATGATGTCTCAGTATCCCCTCTTTATTCATGCTCAATGCAATCTTAGAAATAGGTGCTAGCCGGAAATTGCAAAAACATATCACCATGACTATAAAGCACCACAAATTACTCATGCAAACAATCCATTCACTTTTCAAAAATATTCACATATAGAGCAAGATAGTGGAGTGTCAGCCTAAGGATACAATGTTTTCAGCTTAATAGTGCAACTCAAGCTAAATTTATGAACAATAAAAGCGTCCATTCTGAATTAGATTAAATGTTGTAACTTTTAGTTTCTGTGCATTGCTTGCTCTATTTCAGTTTCTAAAATTCCATAACGAGAACACTGTATATCCAACCAAACCTAAGTTTATCACATGTTATCAGCTCAAGAAATAGCATGCCAGCATATTAGAACAACAATAGCAACAGCAAACGGAGACTACCATTACCTAATGCGTCATCTATGTATTTatcaatgtgtgtgtgtgtgtgtgtgtgcgcgcgTACATATTGAtaattgataaataaataaataaatagaaaagtACAATTGCTTGATAAGGTAACATTCTGATCCATCTGTTGAAACCATGCGTAGAACTGACTTAATCAGAATACATATTACCACACCTGTAAAAGAAAAATAATCGCCAAGGCAGGAACCTCAAGCATCGTGTCATATTACCCTAACCTTCAATGCATACTGAAAAAACGAGCATCATTATACACAACTGACATTTGACTCCGATATGGTTATGTGACATACCTCTGGGGTATACAATCAGCCGACAGTC comes from the Henckelia pumila isolate YLH828 chromosome 1, ASM3356847v2, whole genome shotgun sequence genome and includes:
- the LOC140878561 gene encoding uncharacterized protein, giving the protein MKHHHHRQNDVAVSSSEASASVAAPLIASSSSNRASEKPSMAVEDPSRDASSVALNTTTAAESVMVERRGDYSALCKWTISHFPKLKSRALWSKYFEVGGFDCRLLIYPKGDAQALPGYLSIYLQIMDPRNTASSKWDCFASYRLSIDNLSDSSKSVHRDSWHRFSSKKKSHGWCDFASLNPLLDPKIGFLHSANDSILIIADILILHESFSFSRDNYDLQATNFSNTGGGGMIGPAIGDVLSGKFTWKVHNFSLFKDMIKTQKIMSPVFPAGECNLRISVYQSVVNGVEYLSVCLESKDTEKNLLVSDKSCWCLFRMSVLNQKASGGTNHVHRDSYGRFAADNKSGDNTSLGWNDYMKMADFLGPESGFLVEDTAVFGTSFHVIKELSSFSKSGTLIGGRNSANVRKSDGFVGKFTWRIENFTRLKDLLKKRKITGLCIKSRRFQIGNRDCRLIVYPRGQSQPPCHLSVFLEVTDSRNATSDWSCFVSHRLSVVNQRIEEKSVTKESQNRYSKAAKDWGWREFVTLTSLFDQDSGFLVQDTVIFSAEVLILKETSMMQEVTDQENDTGLAPSHLENVGKRGSFTWKVENFLPFKEIMETRKIFSKFFQAGGCELRIGVYESFDTICIYLESDQSVGCDSDKNFWVKYRMAIVNQKNASKTVWKESSICTRTWNNSVLQFMKVSDMLEADAGFLLRDTVVFVCEILECCPWFEFSDLEVLASDDDQDALTTDPDELVDSDDSECLSGDEEEIFRNLLSTAGFHLSYGDNPSQPQVTLREKLLMDAGAIAGFLTGLRVYLDDPAKVKRLLLPTKISSGNDGKHMDKNDASSPSLMNLLMGVKVLQQAIIDLLLDIMVECCQPSEGSCSGDSSEVSLKSSPVGSGAISPLESEGENGVIESTQILINKRLDPGTCETMNMSAVQSSGSNLINKHAIAVRERSICPRETPPASSSEIPLLQPKTKWPQQSEELLGLIVNSLRALDGAVPQGCPEPRRRPQSARKITLVLDKAPKHLQPDLVALVPKLVEHSEHPLAASALLDRLQKPDAEPGLRLPVFDALSQLECSSEVWERALFQSLDLLADCNDEPLAVTVDFIFKAALHCQHLPEAVRSVRTRLKTLGTEFSTCVLDYLSRTVNSCADIAESILRDIDCDDDFDRNYLPSELLTFGGSGPNPVKQTSGEEHVFHGSCHFSDIFLLIEMLSIPCLAIEAACTFERSVARGAFNSQSVGTVLERCLALRLTMTSQDTVENIEQPDVVTEWEAKQLSGPRDDFTLLLGLAETLALSKHPLVKEFVKFLYTMLFKWYADESYRLRMLKRLVDSAMTSVDDRHEIELGLEVLVILVCQEQEMVKPVLSIMREAVELANADRAALWHQLCVNEEEILRIREESNAEVACISEEKSVISQRLSESEASCSHLKSEMRAEMDRFARERKELTEQMHEVQCQLEWVRSERDDEVKKLVTEKKILQDRLYDAETQLSQLKSRKRDELKRVMKEKNALTERLKSAEAAQKRFDEELKKIATENVTREEIRQSLEDEVRRLTQTVGQAKGEKREKEEQVARCETYIDGLESKLQACEQYIHHLENQVQEEMSRHAPLYGAGLEALSMKELDTISRIHEEGLRQICAIQQCKGNQASSPLVSPHTLSHTPHVAVGLPPPFIPNGVGIHRNGNLNGAVRPWFNH